In Brienomyrus brachyistius isolate T26 chromosome 11, BBRACH_0.4, whole genome shotgun sequence, the DNA window TGTTCACAATCTCTCCCAATATTATACCACTAAACTAGAACTTCACACCAGTATTAGTCAGGGTCTTTAATCAAAGTGAAACATCGACAGGCACCCTGATGTATGCAACACATCAGAAATGGCAACCTAAAATAATTAAGGCGTGTATTCCGTCCATCCGTCTAcccattcacccatccatccatccttcctgaagtcgcTTATCCTATTCCGAGTTGCCGAAGCcctggagcctatgggcacagggcagggaacaacccaggatggaatcTCAACTCTGAGGACACACCAGTCACATTTAAGCCAtaggtgtgtatatatataaacacacacacacagtgcgcAACAAGGGGTGCTGGGGCTTAAGACTAAATAAGGGTGATAGCTTAAGAGGCTCAGACAAAACTGCATCATTTCTGCAGGCTACAGCGCATACAATCGTACCCCATCCATCAAATAGGCCACAGCTGCTCTCGCTTCCCGTTTGCACTCAACGTGCCATTTACACAGTTTAATCTATTAGCCATCATTGCATTAATAGGGAGGTTAGGCTTGGTTCCACTGGCACACACATATTAATCATATTCCGTGTCCAAACCATTAATTCTGCCCCTTTATGAGTCTGCGCTGTAGTTACAGTCAAGCCCATTCAGCGGCAAAACAGAAACACAGCAGAATAACAAGTTTGTTTCGTCCAGTGAGCAAATCCAGCCTTATTAGCATGCAGTGCATTTTCCGCACCAACTGGAACCAATAATCTGGATGCTAGAAGCGCAGCAGTCACATGACCGTTGGTGATTAGATTGATTGCTGGCCCATTTCAGGGCTGACACATGATTCTGCTCTTGGAACAGCTTCCTAAGATAAATGTTTGGGTCCTACGGGTGGTCTGTACTCTCTAGTAAAAATACTGCTCAGCAGGAGCCAACCAGGAGCGGATGGTTACATAGCAGGGCCAATGGGTGCTAACCGTTTGTTGCTCGAATTTTCCACTGTGTACATGCAGGCCAGGAAAGCTTCAACTCCAGGAACCTGGCTCTACAGGCCCAGAAGAAGATCCTGAGCAAGATGGCCACGATGGCAGTGGCCAACCTGCTTACCGACGACACCAGCAGCGAGATCCTGGACGAGCTGTACAGGGCGACACGTGAGTTCACCCGGAGCAAGAAGGAGGCCCACAAGATCACGAAGGACGTCATCAAGATCGCGCTGAAGATCGGCATCCTGTACCGCAACCACCAGTTcagcccagaggagctggagacgGTGGAGCGCTTCAAGAAGAAGATGAACCAAGCGGCCATGACAGCCGTCAGCTTCCACGAGGTGGACTACACCTTCGATAGGAACGTTCTCTCCGAggtgctgctggagtgcagggaccTGCTGCACGAGCTGGTGGAGCGCCACCTGACCATCCGGTCGCACGGCCGAATCGACCGCGTCTTCAACCACTTTGCTGATGTGGATTTCTTGGCTGTTCTCTACGGTTCTCCTGAGTACAGACTCTACCTGGAGAAGATCTGTGAGGGAATAAACAGACTTCTGGATGAGGGCGTGCTTTGACCTAGATGTCTCACTCTTCCTCATCCACTTGCTTCGTTTCGTTCTCTGTTTGAAGCCCTATCACATCTTCTGTATATTTGTTTCTGGAACAAGTTCCAAGGGTCCAGTGTCTTTTTCATACTGTAACTCCTTTTGTGTCCTACCTTCATGTGAAATGCACTCGTCGGTAGGAAAAGTGTCCCGATCTGTGACGCCAAATAGCGTTTTACACACTGTGGACTTGTTCTTGTGGGTTCCTGTGCCGATGATTGTGTCACACATGGTGGATAATGCATCTCCTCTTTGTTTAATATATACAGACCCATGTACAGTAAAATTTTACTTGTGAAAGGTCTGTCATTATGAGGAATCTGGAGCAAGGGGCAAACAGATCTGGCTTCATAATCACAATGTAGCACAAATACAGGTGTGATCTGTTATAGCTTATCGTTTATGAAATTTTTATGGGACATCTTGCATACATAGATCCCGGTGACCCACATTGACGTTCCACACCTCGGAATGTCGACATGCCAAACAACCAGGCCAAAAGACCCTACGACAGTCCTGATGCTCCAAGCCCTCGTGA includes these proteins:
- the tnfaip8l3 gene encoding tumor necrosis factor alpha-induced protein 8-like protein 3, with product MDSDSGELSEGEFSPGQESFNSRNLALQAQKKILSKMATMAVANLLTDDTSSEILDELYRATREFTRSKKEAHKITKDVIKIALKIGILYRNHQFSPEELETVERFKKKMNQAAMTAVSFHEVDYTFDRNVLSEVLLECRDLLHELVERHLTIRSHGRIDRVFNHFADVDFLAVLYGSPEYRLYLEKICEGINRLLDEGVL